One Micromonospora eburnea genomic region harbors:
- a CDS encoding nicotinate phosphoribosyltransferase, whose protein sequence is MTGLRTDLYELRMAASYLRRGMNEPATFSLFVRRLPHRRGFLVAAGLAEALAFLESFAFDDDELGYLRDVVGLDESTLAAFARLRFTGDVWAVPEGRAVFADEPLLEVTAPIAEAQLVETGVLNLLTFHTTVATKAARCRLAAGDAQLIDFAFRRTHGIEAGAGVARASAIAGFAATSDVEAARRYGLTPSGTMAHSYVEAFPDERAAFRAFAADFPVNPIFLVDTYDTPEGVRAAVDVVAELGLTGPVAVRLDSGDLAALAREARAILDGAGLTGAKIVASGSLDEDVIAGLVARGAPIDGYGVGTRMGVSYDAPSLDSAYKLVAVGERPVLKLSPGKATLPGPKQVFRDPAGAAGDVIGLRDEPPPAGREPLLVPVMRGGRRLAAADPAGEVRAARDRFHTDLAWLPDAARRLTDAVPLTATVSPALAALHDRVRARLGRGGSY, encoded by the coding sequence GTGACCGGACTGCGTACCGACCTGTACGAGCTGCGGATGGCGGCCAGCTACCTGCGTCGCGGCATGAACGAGCCGGCCACCTTCAGCCTCTTCGTCCGCCGCCTGCCGCACCGGCGTGGGTTCCTGGTCGCGGCCGGCCTGGCCGAGGCGCTGGCCTTCCTGGAGAGCTTCGCCTTCGACGACGACGAGCTGGGCTACCTGCGCGACGTCGTCGGGCTGGACGAGTCGACCCTGGCGGCGTTCGCCCGGCTGCGGTTCACCGGTGACGTCTGGGCGGTGCCGGAGGGGCGGGCGGTGTTCGCCGACGAGCCACTGCTGGAGGTGACCGCGCCGATCGCGGAGGCGCAGCTGGTGGAGACCGGGGTGTTGAACCTGCTCACCTTCCACACCACGGTGGCGACGAAGGCCGCCCGCTGCCGGCTCGCCGCCGGTGACGCGCAGCTGATCGACTTCGCGTTCCGGCGTACCCATGGCATCGAGGCCGGGGCGGGCGTGGCGCGGGCGTCGGCCATCGCCGGCTTCGCCGCGACCAGCGATGTGGAGGCCGCCCGGCGCTACGGGCTCACCCCCTCCGGAACGATGGCCCACTCGTACGTCGAGGCGTTCCCCGACGAACGGGCCGCGTTCCGGGCCTTCGCCGCCGACTTTCCGGTGAACCCGATCTTCCTGGTCGACACCTACGACACGCCCGAGGGGGTACGGGCCGCCGTCGACGTCGTCGCCGAGCTGGGGCTGACCGGGCCGGTGGCGGTCCGGCTCGACTCGGGTGACCTCGCCGCGCTGGCCCGCGAGGCCCGCGCGATCCTGGACGGCGCCGGCCTGACCGGGGCGAAGATCGTGGCCAGCGGCAGCCTCGACGAGGACGTCATCGCCGGCCTCGTCGCCCGGGGCGCGCCGATCGACGGGTACGGCGTCGGCACCCGGATGGGGGTCTCCTACGACGCCCCGTCGCTGGACAGCGCGTACAAACTCGTCGCGGTGGGCGAGCGGCCGGTGCTCAAGTTGTCGCCCGGCAAGGCCACCCTGCCGGGCCCGAAGCAGGTCTTCCGGGACCCCGCCGGGGCTGCCGGTGACGTGATCGGGCTGCGTGACGAGCCGCCTCCGGCTGGCCGGGAGCCGCTGCTCGTACCGGTCATGCGTGGTGGACGCCGTCTCGCGGCGGCCGATCCGGCCGGCGAGGTGCGCGCCGCGCGGGACCGGTTCCACACCGATCTCGCCTGGCTGCCCGACGCGGCGCGGCGCCTGACCGACGCCGTCCCGCTCACCGCCACGGTGAGTCCGGCGTTGGCCGCGCTCCACGACCGGGTGCGGGCGCGACTGGGGCGTGGCGGCAGCTACTGA
- a CDS encoding TetR/AcrR family transcriptional regulator yields the protein MAGDAREALLDRCLTFLKEGGFSQLSLREIAAGTGTSHRMLIYHFGSREGLLAEVVRRVESEQRAALAALATGTDDPVEVSRRFWRRLADPELAPAERLFFEIYAHALFGRSWTAPFRASVIAAWAGPVEELFVRLGFDPADARRRARLGLAATRGLLLDLLITGERDVLDDAADLFAHLVTAPDPPKG from the coding sequence GTGGCCGGTGACGCCCGCGAGGCGCTGCTCGACCGCTGCCTCACCTTCCTGAAGGAAGGCGGGTTCAGCCAGCTCAGCCTGCGCGAGATCGCCGCCGGTACGGGCACCAGCCACCGCATGCTCATCTACCACTTCGGCAGCCGGGAGGGCCTGCTCGCGGAGGTGGTCCGGCGGGTCGAGTCCGAGCAGCGCGCCGCGCTCGCCGCGCTCGCCACCGGGACGGACGACCCGGTCGAGGTGAGCCGGCGGTTCTGGCGCCGGCTGGCCGACCCGGAGTTGGCCCCGGCGGAACGGCTCTTCTTCGAGATCTACGCGCACGCGCTGTTCGGCCGGTCCTGGACGGCGCCGTTCCGCGCCTCGGTCATCGCCGCCTGGGCGGGGCCGGTCGAGGAGCTGTTCGTGCGACTCGGGTTCGACCCCGCGGACGCCCGCCGGCGGGCCCGGCTGGGCCTCGCCGCGACGCGTGGTCTGCTGCTGGACCTGCTGATCACCGGTGAGCGGGACGTCCTGGACGACGCCGCCGACCTGTTCGCCCACCTCGTCACGGCACCCGACCCGCCGAAAGGGTGA
- a CDS encoding SRPBCC family protein yields the protein MDCQETISTTASIEHCWAALEDVTSYPRWTASMSLVELLDGPALRMGNRFRIRQPGLAATVWRVCELSPGTSFAWEARAPGVRTVGHHRVDRQPDGTTRIRIGIRQTGALAWLVALLIGAKTRRYVRMEAAGLKAAAEAVAAAAADGSAAADDGTAPTGGR from the coding sequence ATGGATTGTCAGGAGACGATCTCCACCACCGCGAGCATCGAGCACTGCTGGGCGGCGCTGGAGGACGTGACGAGCTATCCGCGCTGGACGGCGTCGATGTCGCTGGTCGAACTGCTCGACGGCCCGGCGCTGCGGATGGGCAACCGGTTCCGCATCCGGCAGCCCGGCCTGGCGGCCACCGTCTGGCGGGTCTGCGAGCTGAGCCCGGGCACCTCGTTCGCGTGGGAAGCGCGGGCGCCCGGGGTGCGCACGGTCGGCCACCACCGGGTGGACCGCCAGCCGGACGGGACGACCCGCATCCGGATCGGCATCCGGCAGACCGGCGCCCTCGCCTGGCTGGTCGCGCTGCTGATCGGGGCGAAGACCCGACGGTATGTGCGGATGGAGGCGGCCGGCCTCAAGGCGGCCGCCGAGGCCGTCGCCGCTGCGGCGGCGGACGGGAGCGCGGCGGCCGACGACGGTACGGCGCCCACCGGTGGCCGGTGA
- a CDS encoding putative quinol monooxygenase, producing the protein MIFITAKFRVRPEHADRWPQIAAEFTEATRAEPGCLWFDWSRSLDDPTEYVLVEAFRDDEAGAAHVQSAHFREAQRTLPPYLVETPRIVNVTVPQQDWSLLGEMAVPEGR; encoded by the coding sequence ATGATCTTCATTACCGCGAAGTTCCGGGTACGGCCCGAGCACGCCGACCGGTGGCCGCAGATCGCCGCCGAGTTCACCGAGGCGACCCGCGCGGAGCCCGGCTGTCTGTGGTTCGACTGGTCCCGCAGCCTCGACGACCCGACCGAGTACGTGCTGGTCGAGGCGTTCCGGGACGACGAGGCCGGCGCCGCGCACGTGCAGTCCGCGCACTTCCGCGAGGCGCAACGGACCCTGCCGCCGTATCTGGTCGAGACGCCCCGGATCGTGAACGTGACGGTGCCGCAGCAGGACTGGTCGCTGCTCGGCGAGATGGCGGTGCCCGAGGGCAGGTAG
- a CDS encoding class I SAM-dependent methyltransferase, with protein MARIAYDHADASAFEATRHLTDDGLASWRAAVIRHLTPQPGMRLLDLGAGTGSWARAFTTWFPGTGVIAVEPSAAMRARSVFEPILAGDAAHIPLEDDSIDAAWISAVIHHVPDMIAAAHELRRVLRPAAPALIRSAFAGRHQTITLFRFFPEAIRVLDTYPTIADVESAFADAGFATSAIEQVPQITAPSLRAAATTLRREAHTPLQLITDDEYAAGVERLHDAAQADAGPVIDALDLLVLR; from the coding sequence ATGGCGCGCATCGCGTACGACCACGCCGACGCGTCGGCGTTCGAGGCAACCCGCCACCTCACCGATGACGGGCTCGCCTCGTGGCGGGCCGCCGTGATCCGGCACCTCACCCCGCAGCCGGGCATGCGGCTGCTCGACCTCGGCGCCGGCACTGGAAGCTGGGCGCGGGCCTTCACCACCTGGTTCCCCGGCACCGGCGTCATCGCCGTCGAACCGTCGGCAGCCATGCGCGCCCGCTCCGTGTTCGAGCCCATCCTCGCCGGCGACGCCGCGCACATCCCGCTCGAAGACGACAGCATCGACGCCGCCTGGATTTCCGCTGTCATCCACCACGTACCCGACATGATCGCCGCAGCCCACGAACTCCGCCGCGTCCTGCGCCCCGCCGCCCCCGCGCTCATCCGATCGGCGTTCGCCGGCCGGCACCAGACGATCACCCTGTTCCGCTTCTTCCCGGAAGCCATCCGGGTCCTCGACACCTACCCCACCATCGCCGACGTCGAATCCGCCTTCGCCGACGCGGGATTCGCCACCTCGGCCATCGAGCAGGTCCCCCAGATCACCGCCCCATCGCTACGGGCGGCGGCCACCACACTGCGACGGGAGGCGCACACCCCGCTTCAACTGATCACCGACGACGAGTACGCCGCCGGAGTCGAGCGACTCCACGACGCCGCCCAGGCCGATGCCGGACCGGTGATCGACGCACTGGACCTTCTCGTGTTGCGCTGA